One part of the Amphiprion ocellaris isolate individual 3 ecotype Okinawa chromosome 24, ASM2253959v1, whole genome shotgun sequence genome encodes these proteins:
- the pln gene encoding cardiac phospholamban — translation MERVQHMTKSAIRRASQIEVNPQAKRNLQELFVNFTLILICLLLIYIIVLLSS, via the coding sequence ATGGAGCGCGTCCAGCACATGACCAAGTCGGCCATCCGCCGGGCGTCTCAGATCGAGGTGAACCCTCAGGCCAAGAGGAACCTGCAGGAGCTCTTCGTCAACTTCACCCTCATCCTCATCTGCCTGCTCCTGATCTACATCATCGTCCTGCTgagcagctga